Proteins encoded in a region of the Indicator indicator isolate 239-I01 chromosome 41, UM_Iind_1.1, whole genome shotgun sequence genome:
- the GPR182 gene encoding G-protein coupled receptor 182 — MAEITTVAPETHTLLNEYGDYHNWSELFHLLNYTYSFCEFSLDENVKRVVLFILYLIIFVVGLVENLLVLWVNWQTRGSKSLVNLYIINMAVADLGVLLSLPIWMLEVVLDYTWLWGSFLCRFTHYFYFANMYASIFFLTCLSVDRYLTLTSSSLFWHRHQHRARRIACACSWLLAATIPFLEVAHMQLVNTGEPICIFMAPFETYDEWALAVSLATTTIGFLIPFPIIATFNVLTARFLRRCKPGSRGHCLLIYAYIAVFLLSWLPFHILLTLLTLDGSHIILHCAFAHFLYFFYDIIDCCTLLHCVLNPILYNFLSKSFRSRLLSAVVRYIPKDQGNQKAAGSSSSSTQHSIVITKDNSNSPN, encoded by the coding sequence ATGGCTGAGATAACCACAGTCGCCCCCGAGACCCACACCCTCCTGAACGAGTATGGAGATTACCACAACTGGTCAGAGCTCTTCCACCTCCTGAACTACACCTACAGCTTCTGCGAGTTCAGCCTGGATGAGAACGTCAAGCGGGTGGTGCTCTTCATCCTCTacctgatcatcttcgtggtgGGCCTGGTGGAGAACCTCCTGGTCCTCTGGGTCAACTGGCAGACGCGGGGCAGCAAGAGCTTGGTCAACCTCTACATCATCAACATGGCTGTGGccgacctgggggtgctgctctCGCTGCCTATCTGGAtgctggaggtggtgctggACTACACCTGGCTGTGGGGCAGCTTCCTCTGCCGCTTCACACACTACTTCTACTTTGCCAACATGTATGCCAGCATCTTCTTCCTCACCTGTCTGAGCGTGGATCGCTACCTGACCCTCACCAGCTCCTCCCTCTTCTGGCACCGGCACCAGCACCGAGCGCGCCGCAttgcctgtgcctgcagctggtTGCTGGCTGCAACcatccccttcctggaggtggcTCACATGCAGCTGGTCAACACCGGGGAGCCCATCTGCATCTTCATGGCCCCCTTTGAGACCTACGACGAGTGGGCGCTGGCGGTCAGCTTGGCCACCACCACCATCGGGTTCCTGATCCCCTTCCCCATCATCGCCACCTTCAACGTGCTGACCGCCAGGTTCCTGCGGCGCTGCAAGCCGGGGAGCAGGGGGCACTGCCTGCTCATCTACGCCTACATCGCTGTCTTCCTGCTCAGCTGGCTGCCCTTCCACATCCTGCTGACGCTGCTCACCCTCGATGGCAGCCACATCATCCTGCACTGTGCCTTTGCACACTTCCTCTACTTCTTCTACGACATCATCGACTGCTGCACGCTGCTGCACTGCGTCCTCAACCCCATCCTCTACAACTTCCTCAGCAAGAGCTTCCGCAGCAGGCTCCTCTCCGCCGTCGTCAGGTACATCCCCAAGGACCAGGGCaaccagaaggctgcaggcagctcctcctccagcacGCAGCACTCCATAGTCATCACGAAGGACAACAGCAATTCTCCCAACTAA
- the LOC128979012 gene encoding retinol dehydrogenase 16-like, with translation MWLWLAAVLAGLYLLRRWHRERQTVPGLSEKFVLITGCDSGFGNLLARQLDARGLPVLAACLTEAGAARLRAEASSRLQTVLLDVTSSQSIAATAAWVRERVGSRGLWGLVNNAGIAIPTAPNEWLSKEDFAKVLDVNLLGLIEVTLSLLPLLRQARGRVVNVASVMGRVAFFGGGYCISKYGVEAFSDGLRHELCPFGVQVSIIEPGSFRTSLTNPWALLKNLEHLWEQLPAEAKAAYGQGYVQSYTKVPVQLYPLISACLSHITDAMVHALLACYPHSCYSASWDSCLLFLPLSYWFSDALISLILPSIPRELLTRP, from the exons atgtggctgtggctggcggcggtgctggcagggctgtacCTGCTGCGGCGCTGGCACCGGGAGCGGCAGACGGTGCCCGGGCTCTCGGAGAAGTTCGTGCTGATCACAGGCTGCGACAGCGGCTTCGGGAACCTGCTGGCCCGGCAGCTGGACGCGCGGGGGCTGCCGGTGCTGGCCGCCTGCCTGACCGAGGCCGGCGCTGCGCGGCTGCGGGCGGAAGCCTCCTCCCGCCTGCAAACCGTCCTGCTGGACgtcacctccagccagagcatcGCCGCCACCGCCGCCTGGGTACGGGAGCGTGTGGGCAGCCGAG gtctctGGGGATTGGTGAACAATGCAGGGATCGCTATTCCCACTGCCCCTAATGAGTGGCTGTCCAAGGAGGACTTTGCCAAGGTGCTGGATGTCAACCTGCTTGGCCTCATCGAGGTGACCCTGagcctcctgcccctgctgcgCCAGGCTCGGGGCCGGGTGGTCAACGTGGCCAGCGTGATGGGCAGGGTTGCCTTTTTTGGTGGGGGGTACTGCATCTCCAAGTATGGTGTGGAGGCCTTCTCTGACGGCCTCAG gcatGAGCTGTGCCCTTTTGGGGTGCAGGTCTCCATCATTGAGCCTGGCAGCTTCCGCACCAGCCTGACCaacccctgggcactgctgaagaacttggagcacctctgggaGCAGCTCCCGGCAGAGGCCAAGGCAGCCTACGGCCAGGGTTATGTCCAGTCCT aCACCAAGGTGCCTGTGCAGCTGTACCCCCTGATCAGTGCCTGCCTGTCCCACATCACTGATGCCATGGTGCATGCCCTGCTCGCCTGCTATCCTCACAGCTGCTACTCAGCCAGCTGGGACTCCTGCCTCCTGTTCCTGCCCCTCAGCTACTGGTTCAGTGATGCCCTCATCAGCCTGATCCTGCCCAGCATACCCAGGGAGCTGCTCACACGCCCCTGA
- the LOC128979067 gene encoding retinol dehydrogenase 16-like, protein MWLWLAAVLAGLYLLRRWHRERQTVPGLSEKFVLITGCDSGFGNLLARQLDARGLPVLAACLTEAGAARLRAEASSRLQTVLLDVTSSQSIAATAAWVRERVGSRGLWGLVNNAGIAIPTAPNEWLSKEDFAKVLDVNLLGLIEVTLSLLPLLRQARGRVVNVASVMGRVAFFGGGYCISKYGVEAFSDGLRLEVRHFGVKVSIIEPGYFRTDIISSQNVEKQFHRAWEKLPQETKAIYGESYLQGYSVSLKMLQKKCSSNLGLVTDCMQHALTSCHPRARYSVGWDAKLFYIPLSYLPSALTDFIFNCLYPKPAWRA, encoded by the exons atgtggctgtggctggcggcggtgctggcagggctgtacCTGCTGCGGCGCTGGCACCGGGAGCGGCAGACGGTGCCCGGGCTCTCGGAGAAGTTCGTGCTGATCACAGGCTGCGACAGCGGCTTCGGGAACCTGCTGGCCCGGCAGCTGGACGCGCGGGGGCTGCCGGTGCTGGCCGCCTGCCTGACCGAGGCCGGCGCTGCGCGGCTGCGGGCGGAAGCCTCCTCCCGCCTGCAAACCGTCCTGCTGGACgtcacctccagccagagcatcGCCGCCACCGCCGCCTGGGTACGGGAGCGTGTGGGCAGCCGAG gtctctGGGGATTGGTGAACAATGCAGGGATCGCTATTCCCACTGCCCCTAATGAGTGGCTGTCCAAGGAGGACTTTGCCAAGGTGCTGGATGTCAACCTGCTTGGCCTCATCGAGGTGACCCTGagcctcctgcccctgctgcgCCAGGCTCGGGGCCGGGTGGTCAACGTGGCCAGTGTGATGGGCAGGGTTGCCTTTTTTGGTGGGGGGTACTGCATCTCCAAGTATGGTGTGGAGGCCTTCTCTGACGGCCTCAG GCTCGAAGTGCGGCACTTTGGGGTGAAGGTCAGCATCATTGAGCCAGGCTACTTCAGGACAGACATCATCAGCAGCCAGAATGTGGAGAAGCAATTTCACCGTGCGTGGGAGAAGCTCCCACAGGAGACCAAAGCCATTTATGGGGAGAGTTACCTGCAGGGCT ATTCCGTCTCCCTAAAGATGTTACAGAAGAAATGCAGCTCAAATCTGGGGCTGGTGACCGACTGCATGCAGCACGCCCTGACCAGCTGCCACCCCCGTGCCCGCTACTCAGTGGGCTGGGATGCCAAGCTGTTCTACATCCCACTCAGCTACCTGCCCTCGGCCCTCACTGACTTCATCTTCAACTGCTTATacccaaaacctgcctggagagCCTAA
- the ZBTB39 gene encoding zinc finger and BTB domain-containing protein 39 encodes MGMRIKLHSTNHPNNLLKELNKCRLSETMCDVTILVGSRSFAAHKAVLACAAGYFQNLFLNTGLDAARTYVVDFITPANFEKILSFVYTSELFTDLINVGVIYEVAERLGMEDLLRACHSTFPDLESSAITRQPALSVSEGRPGPLSSSSSEQSHPLGEARGSGEHFGPERSCGTHGEAAGGYKEEDRSTASASQALPLVHPQQPPKAEQESEQGQFAPASSMATQPGLGDVNVVLQTTPGSCQQYKVQSNGDYGRGGFFPADPSLDMSTGSNSCPSNSDHSKEQGFGQMDELQLEDLAEDELHFEDASEELGPSEEVIELSDDSEEELPFEGDGRDSKAMPCQVCKKVLEPNIQLIRQHARDHVDLLTGNCKVCETHFQDRNSRVTHVLSHIGIFLFSCDMCETKFFTQWQLTLHRREGVFDNNIIVHPSDPLPGKVPTFGAGAGLELACAACGKPLAKDFHTVRSHILEHVSLKSQTCGVCDQRHLSLCSLLWHTLSHLGISVFSCSVCANSFVDRHLLEKHLALHQSAEEALFRCHFCSQSFKLEAAYRYHVSQHKCGGSLELRPGLGERLQQQGLQKRKLPEEFLSEELALQSQPGNSKYSCKVCGKRFAHTSEFNYHRRIHTGEKPYQCKVCHKFFRGRSTIKCHLRTHSGALMYRCTVCGHYSSTLNLMSKHIGVHKGSLPPDFTIEQTFMYIIHSKEAEKSPDS; translated from the coding sequence ATGGGCATGAGGATCAAGCTGCACAGCACCAACCACCCCAACAACCTGCTGAAGGAGCTCAACAAGTGCCGGCTGTCAGAGACCATGTGTGACGTCACCATCCTGGTGGGCAGCCGCTCCTTCGCCGCACACAAAGCCGTCCTGGCCTGCGCTGCAGGCTACTTCCAGAACCTCTTCCTCAACACGGGGCTGGACGCCGCCCGCACCTACGTGGTGGATTTCATCACGCCAGCCAACTTCGAGAAGATCCTCAGCTTCGTCTACACCTCGGAGCTCTTCACCGACCTGATCAACGTGGGAGTCATCTACGAAGTGGCAGAGCGGCTGGGCATGGAGGACCTGCTGCGTGCCTGCCACTCCACCTTCCCCGACCTGGAGAGCTCAGCCATCACCAGACAGCCAGCCCTGTCCGTGAGTGAGGGCCGCCCGGGgcccctgagcagcagctcctcggAGCAGAGCCATCCCTTAGGTGAGGCCCGGGGCTCAGGGGAGCACTTCGGCCCTGAGCGGAGCTGCGGAACGCACGGGGAGGCGGCAGGAGGCTACAAGGAGGAGGACAGGAGCACGGCAAGCGCCAGCCAGGCCCTGCCCCTtgtgcacccacagcagcctcccaaggcagagcaggagtCGGAGCAAGGACAGtttgctcctgccagcagcatggccacccagcctggcctgggcgaCGTGAACGTGGTGCTTCAAACCACTCCTGGCTCCTGCCAGCAGTACAAGGTCCAGAGCAACGGTGACTACGGCAGGGGAGGCTTCTTCCCTGCTGACCCTTCCCTGGATATGTCCACGGGGAGCAACTCCTGTCCCAGCAACAGTGACCACTCCAAAGAGCAGGGCTTTGGGCAGATGGATGAGCTCCAGCTGGAGGACCTGGCCGAGGATGAGCTGCATTTTGAGGATGCCAGCGAGGAGCTGGGGCCCTCAGAGGAAGTCATCGAGCTGAGCGATGACAGTGAGGAGGAGCTGCCCTTCGAGGGCGACGGCCGCGACAGCAAGGCCATGCCCTGCCAGGTGTGcaagaaggtgctggagcccaaCATCCAGCTGATCCGCCAGCACGCCAGGGACCACGTGGACCTGCTGACCGGCAACTGCAAGGTCTGCGAGACTCACTTCCAGGACCGGAACTCCAGGGTCACTCATGTCCTGTCCCACATTGgcatcttcctcttctcctgtgacATGTGCGAGACAAAGTTCTTCACGCAGTGGCAGCTGACCCTGCACCGGCGGGAGGGGGTCTTTGACAACAACATCATCGTCCACCCCAGCGACCCCCTGCCCGGGAAGGTGCCCACGTTCGGGGCGGGAGCCGGCTTGGAGCTGGCCTGCGCCGCCTGTGGGAAGCCCTTGGCCAAAGATTTCCACACTGTCCGCAGCCACATCCTGGAGCACGTGAGCCTGAAGAGCCAGACCTGCGGTGTCTGTGACCAGCGGCACCTcagcctctgcagcctcctgtggCACACCCTGTCCCACCTGGGCAtctctgtcttctcctgctCCGTCTGTGCCAACAGCTTTGTGGACCGGCACCTGCTGGAGAAGCACCTAGCCCTGCACCAGAGCGCCGAGGAGGCTCTGTTCCGCTGCCACTTCTGCAGCCAGAGCTTCAAGCTGGAGGCTGCTTACCGCTACCACGTCAGCCAGCACAAGTGTGGGGGCAGCCTGGAGCTGCGCCCCGGCCTCGGGGAgcgcctccagcagcagggcctgcagaagaggaagctgcCGGAGGAGTTCCTGAGTGAGGAGCTGGCgctgcagagccagcctggCAACAGCAAGTACAGCTGCAAGGTGTGCGGCAAGCGCTTCGCCCACACCAGCGAGTTCAACTACCACCGGCGCATCCACACCGGGGAGAAGCCTTACCAGTGCAAGGTGTGCCACAAGTTCTTCCGTGGCCGCTCCACCATCAAGTGCCACCTGCGGACGCACTCGGGGGCGCTGATGTATCGCTGCACCGTCTGCGGCCACTACAGCTCCACCCTTAACCTGATGAGCAAACACATCGGGGTGCACAAGGGCAGCCTGCCCCCTGACTTCACCATCGAGCAGACTTTCATGTACATCATCCACTCCAAAGAGGCTGAGAAGAGCCCTGACAGCTGA